The Budorcas taxicolor isolate Tak-1 chromosome 2, Takin1.1, whole genome shotgun sequence genome window below encodes:
- the LOC128043931 gene encoding NXPE family member 3-like has translation MRVLVTYQMSNKQLQASTDLFIRQFKWPRIVAVASVIAICIFYIGVSWPDHAVPLPPGPRPAPRSPGSLPQGFSGLTHLLHWPLTPGDGGDLLASTSPQTSTYHLRSPAQTSYTLGDYLEAILIARDHQGRPKAHGGDLFRAQLLGPDLKAGVPGDVTDLENGTYLLTFPLLWAGQAQVQVRLIHSSEAVGVLRGIWRDQWATVDFTGYFRGPTGYEETVTCNVNPLLIGEEEGTCHYRDEDSGELWFCARPPTLPCDSLVGHSSGRYWNVTTPHEEALLARNVTNKTLPQGIPPVWVAQENNRSLVLSPAQPCRPGIPAPRPSGFYHQSVWHSLSCSSRSFSTADSILRCLAGHVVHMMGDSTVRQWWEYLRDTVPALKPVDLHATYHTGPLMAVDTTRAIVLHWRTHSWPLRSLRTPVAALHSVVRELGGLAGGPHTVVVLSLGAHFTTFPPSIFVQRLAGVRAAVAALLAREPGTLVVIKLANTGYKSVYGSDWFTLQVNRLLRAAFVNLRVAFVDAWEMTSSLALPDSIHPGRCIVRNEVDFLLSHVCPT, from the exons ATGAG GGTCTTGGTCACATACCAGATGTCTAATAAACAACTCCAAGCTTCCACAGACCTATTCATCAGACAGTTCAAGTGGCCCAGGATTGTGGCTGTGGCATCAGTCATTGCAATTTGT ATCTTCTACATCGGGGTTTCCTGGCCTGACCACGCTGTCCCTCTGCCCCCAgggccccgccctgcccccaggTCTCCTGGCTCTCTCCCCCAGGGGTTCTCAGGCCTGAcccatcttctgcactggccTCTGACCCCAGGAGATGGGGGGGACCTTCTGGCTTCCACCAGCCCCCAGACTTCCACCTACCACCTGAGGAGTCCTGCTCAGACCAGCTATACCCTGGGAGACTACCTGGAGGCCATCCTCATCGCCAGAGACCACCAGGGCAGGCCCAAGGCCCATGGTGGGGATCTGTTTCGGGCACAGCTGCTGGGTCCTGACCTGAAGGCAGGTGTCCCCGGAGATGTCACGGACCTGGAGAATGGCACGTACCTGCTGACATTCCCCCTGCTCTGGGCTGGGCAGGCCCAGGTGCAAGTGCGGCTGATCCACTCCAGCGAGGCAGTTGGGGTTCTGCGGGGGATCTGGAGAGACCAATGGGCCACGGTTGATTTCACGGGCTATTTCCGGGGGCCCACGGGATACGAAGAAACTGTGACTTGCAATGTTAACCCCCTGTTAATTGGGGAGGAAGAGGGCACCTGTCACTACAGGGATGAAGATTCAGGTGAGCTCTGGTTCTGTGCTCGACCTCCGACCCTGCCCTGTGACTCACTGGTAGGACATTCAAGTGGACGCTACTGGAACGTGACCACACCACATGAGGAGGCCCTGCTGGCACG GAATGTGACAAACAAGACCCTCCCTCAGGGCATTCCTCCAGTCTGGGTGGCCCAGGAGAACAACAGAAGTCTGG TCCTGTCGCCTGCGCAGCCCTGCCGCCCTGGGATCCCAGCCCCGAGGCCCTCTGGATTCTACCACCAAAGCGTGTGGCACTCACTCTCGTGCTCCAGCCGCTCCTTCTCCACCGCCGACAGCATCCTGCGCTGCCTGGCTGGCCACGTCGTCCACATGATGGGGGACTCCACGGTCCGGCAGTGGTGGGAGTACCTGCGAGACACCGTGCCCG CCCTGAAGCCGGTGGATCTACATGCCACGTATCACACGGGGCCGCTGATGGCCGTGGACACCACCCGGGCCATAGTGCTGCACTGGCGCACGCACAGCTGGCCCCTGCGTTCTCTTCGCACCCCTGTGGCTGCCCTGCACTCCGTGGTCCGGGAACTGGGGGGCCTGGCTGGGGGTCCCCACACTGTGGTGGTGCTGAGCCTGGGTGCCCACTTCACCACCTTCCCTCCGTCCATCTTCGTGCAACGACTGGCAGGGGTCCGGGCTGCTGTGGCTGCGCTGCTTGCCCGGGAGCCTGGCACCCTGGTGGTCATCAAACTGGCCAACACCGGCTACAAGTCCGTGTATGGCAGCGACTGGTTCACCCTCCAGGTGAACCGGCTCCTCCGAGCTGCCTTTGTCAACCTCCGTGTGGCCTTTGTGGACGCTTGGGAAATGACCTCCAGCCTGGCCCTGCCTGACAGCATCCACCCGGGGAGGTGCATCGTCCGAAACGAGGTGGACTTCCTGCTCTCCCATGTCTGCCCCACCTGA